Part of the Oceanidesulfovibrio indonesiensis genome is shown below.
AAAATGTCTATCTTCAAGAATTGCGTGACCTGGCAGATGACCGTAATGAGGAAAGAATTTGGGAGGAGTTGGCCAAAGCTCTCACAAATGCAATATACTTTACAAAACAAGATGCTTTGCCAGAAGCAGAAAAGTGTTTGGCCGAGGTGCGTAAAATTTATAAACACGTTGGAAGCGAAACGATACTTCAATCACTATGCTATTCTTTGGTGAATATGGCAATTATTTATGAGGCGGCCGAAGATTTATTTTTAGCTTATGATTATTTTATGGAAGCACTTGCTATTTTAGATGAAAAACTTACTGGGGAGAAAGATTTTTACGAACAGGTATTCATCAATACAAAACGCCTCTTCAATAAGCTACGGTCACAAGTAGATAGTGATAATGGTCAGAAAAGAAAGAGGTTAAAGTCATTTAAAAGCAGGACAAAAAGAACAACTAATTCTTTGCCGTTACGAACGGGAATTATTCGCCATCTTGACGATTGTATTAATGATACTAATAAGACCAAGAAGACCAAAAAGACATTTCTAGATTCAATGGAAAAACGCAAAGAAAGAGTTAAGCGTTTTCTCGATCCCAATGGACGGTTTAAAAAAGATGCATCGGTCCTTATGGTGCTCCGCCAATGGAATTCCTATACCCCAATTATTGTAGATGGTGAGGAATCTGACCGTGGGGGGGGGTATTTTATACGCCACAAGAACCTGGGATTAGTAATAGATCCAGGATATAATTTTATAGAGCTATTCCATAAGGCTGGTGCTAAAATAGCGGACATTACACATATTGCCATATCCCACGCTCATGATGATCATACGGCTCAACTCGAGCAATTGATGACTATGCTATATCAATATAATAAACAGAATAACATGGACCACGAAAAGGATAGTACGAAAAAAATAACATTATTACTCAATCATAGCTCGCTGAAAAAGTTTTCCGGGTTTTCTTGGTATAGAGGATGTCCCTATATAAAGAAGTTAATTGCTCTCAATGCGTTTGATTCTGAGAATGCTCAAACCATTGAGCTCGAAAAGGGCTCGGGTTTTTCTCTTACTGTCTTGCCGGCCTATCATGATGACCTGTTCACCACGGATTATGCCATTGGGATCGGTATATGCTTAGACTATGGGGACATAACCCGCCGGCTGGTGTTTACTGCAGACACTGGTCTTTACCCCACAGAGTTTGATTCAAAAGGACATTCCATAAAACATTCAAATGAGTATGGTGAAGAGAGTCGTGTGAATGACGCTGAGGATGAAGGTGTTAATAGGCGGTACCCATTAGAGTTTCAATCTAAAAAAGTTGATTTGTTAATACCGCATCTGGGATCTGTAAAAGAGTATGAATTTAGCCTTCCAAAGATGGAGCGAGAAGAGTCTAAATCCGAAAAGCTATCATCGGATAGGTACTCGATGCCATTGTTCTACTCCAACCACCTAGGATTGCGTGGAACTGCAGTCGTCATTAAGGAGATTCAGCCGAAAGCTGTCATATTGAGTGAATTCGGTGCTGAACTCAAAGGGTTGCGGATGGAAATCGTGGATCTGCTCTCTGAAGCTCTGAGTAGAGCTATAGATAATGATCAACTGCCATTCATTATTCCAGGGGACCCAGGATTGGTGTATGATATTAGAAAGTGTTCATTTCTTTGCCACGAAGATGGACAGTTTTATGATCCTGTAGAATTAGAACTGCGGGAAGGCGATGAGGAGAGAATTCTTCTCATTATGAAAGGATCTCGTTGTGCTTCGGCCAAACGACTGGATAATACTCTCTCTTGGCTAGTGAATGGGGATAAGCCAAGCGTATCGTTTGAACCACTAGATATACCTTACTTTGATTGCGAATTATAGTGGTAATAAAGAGTTCAAAAGCGATCAATAAGATTGCACTTGTATCCGTTGCGATTGTTGATGAAGAGAAGGGGGGCAAAATAGGCACGCTGCCCCCCCACGCGTTGACATTTCAAAATCAGTTATGGCAATACTTGAAACACGGAGCGTCAGAACTCCATCCAGAGGCGGATACCGTCTCCCGTCAGCAGCGGTTTTTTTGCGTCCAGCGCAGCCGTATTGCCTTTCCGTGGGCGCCGTTCTACCGAGCACATTGCCGGGAGTGGTGAAATGTCCAGGGTCGTTTGACCTAAAATAGCCAGCCCTGCCTCTGGAGGGTCTGAACTCCCGGCTTTTTTCATTAGGGAAACCAACTTCAGAAAACCAGAGGAGTCCCTTCATGACCACCCCTTCGCCTTCCGGCTTGTCGGCGCAGCGACTGCGCCAGCGGCAGGAGCAACTGGCTTCGGTCAGCGTCCGTTTCACCGCCCTGCATTGGGCCATGTCCGCGTACTTCGAAGAACATACTGACGCCGTTCTGGACGGCCTCGCCGCATTCATGGGTGAGCTCGACCGGGATCTGCACCGTCTGAGTGAGGCTGCCGCGGCAGACGCGCATGCGGCCGGCTGCGACCCCCAGCAGGGGGGCGGCCGCCATGTCTAACCTCATGCCCTTCGACTTTGACGGCAACGCCGTGCGCGTGGTCTTGCACAGGGCTGCGCCGTGGTTCGTGGCCAAGGACGTATGCGATGTTTTGGAGCACTCAAACAACAGAGCCGCGCTGAATGGCTTAGATGATGACGAAAAGGGTGTAAGGATTGTTTACACCCCTGGCGGCAGACAGGAAATGCTCTGCATTTCCGAGTCCGGTCTGTACGCGCTGATCTTCGCCAGCCGCAAACCCGAGGCGAAGCGATTCCGCAAGTGGGTGACGTCGGAGGTGCTGCCGGCGATCCGGACCACCGGGCGCTATGATGCGCCTGGCCTGCGGCTTCCGGATGACCAGCAGCGGCCCTCGCTGCGGCTCAAGCCCTCCTTGCGCAGCCAGGCCATGCGCGCGGCCGTGCAGACGGCCAAGCTCTCCGGCGGCGCGGAAGAGGACGTGAAACGGCTGTTCGAGGAGTTCTGCGGTTTGTTCGCGGCCCGGCCTGGCCGCCCCGAGCTGGGGAGCGGCTACCCCCTGCCGGGCAGTTTCGGCCTGGTGGAAGAGTTCGCGGCAGAGGAGCTGACCGTGATGGATATCGATCCGGACCGGCCTACGCCGCGCGAAGCCAAGACCCAGGCCAAGGACCTCTACGCAATGTTCTGCGCCTGGTGCCAGGACCGCGGCGTCCCGAAACACGACGTCCCGACCCACAAGGCCTTCGGCATGGCGCTCAAACACCTGCCCGGCGTCGAACGGGCCACGCCGAAGAACAAGGTTTTCTACAACCTGGTTCCGAAGTCGTAACAGGCTGCCCAAATTCCCACGCTGGCGGCGTTGCTGCGAAACGTTCAGATCCTCACGTACGCTTTTGTACGCTCCGGTCCTGAACGTTCGCGCGCCCTTGCCAGCGTGGCTCTTGAACTGCCAGAGAGGGGAGGGGCTTTGTGGCGGATTAACCTCTGAGGTAGCTCAAAAAGATGATGCCCGTCATGTCGCGGGAATTCGTTACTACCTGGCGTGAGTGAAGTGGGGTGAGGGTGTTCATCGTTCTTGGGCTATTCGTGTTGCATGGCAATGAGTTGCCGTGTAGATATTTCCTGAAGGCTTGCGCTTCGTGCGGATAAGCGCCAAAGATCGTTGGTGCTCTTCATTTCATGGCGTTGCCGGTCGGTGCCAGAGGCGCGACTCCGCTCTGGCTGAGAGGCATCGTACTTAACAAAATTCTGTGGCTTCCCATGTCAACCAGCTTTAATGCGAAAAAAGCCCTGATCTGGCGCATTGTTCACCGAGACAATTTGCCATGGCTTCTGCAAAATGGACTACACTGCTCCAATTCGAAGGTGCTCGCGCCTGAATATACCACTATTGGCAATCCTGAACTTATCGAAAAGCGTCGTCACCGAGTTGTGCCTATTGGCCCTAAAGGTACTTTAGCAGACTATGTGCCATTTTATTTTACTCCATTTTCGGTAATGATGTACAATATTCATACTGGAAGAGGTGTAGAACGCAGGCACAATAAAGAAATAATAATTCTGGTTTCAAGTTTGTACAGAATAAATGAACTGGGGATTGCTTTTGTGTACACAAGTGCACATGCATATCTTAGTTGGACTGAATATTTTGATGACCTTGATGATCTTGATGTAATCGATTGGGGTTTGCTTCAGCGTCGTGATTTCAGACGGGATGATAATGACCCACAAAAACTTGAACGATATCAGGCTGAGGCTTTGATACATAGGCATATGCCTGTAGATGGATTGCTAGGAATCATATGCTATACTGATGAAGTGAAGGAAAGTATTAATGTGACGATCGGCAACCTTGGGTTGGAGTTACCAGTATATGTGCGAACAAGGTGGTATTTCTGATGATCACTTATACAACAGGTAATTTGCTAGAAGCCAAGGCTGAGGCTCTGGTTAATACGGTCAATACTGTCGGGGTGATGGGAAAAGGCATTGCGCTCATGTTCAAGGAACGCTTTGCTGAAAACTTTCGTCTCTACGCTGCTGCGTGCAAAGCCAAGGAAGTCAAAACAGGTAAAATGTTCGTCACCCAGGTGAATGAGCTTACCGGTAGCCGCTGGATCATTAATTTTCCTACGAAAGAGCATTGGCGTTCGCCTTCGAAAATGGCCTGGATTGTAGAAGGGTTGCAGGATTTACGCCGCTTTCTGATCGATAAGCAAGTGCAGTCGGTTGCAATCCCTCCCTTGGGAACAGGTAATGGTGGGTTGGAATGGTCTCTAGTAAAAGAGCAAATTGAGGCCATCCTGGGCGATTTAAATGTTGATATTCTGGTTTATGAACCTACCAAGCAATACCAAAATGTTGCCAAGCGTAAGGGGGTGGAAAAGCTTACCCCGGCTCGTGCATTAATAGCTGAACTCGTACGGCGGTATTGGGTGCTGGGCATTGAATGCAGTTTGCTGGAAATTCAGAAGCTTGCATGGTTCCTTGAACGCGCCATTGAGCGGTATAATCCCGATAATAACCCATTGGAACTGCAGTTTACGCCGCATTGGTACGGGCCTTATGCTAATCGTTTAGCCCATCTTTTGAATAACCTAGATGGGAGCTACCTGCATTGCAAAATGCGCATTAGTGATGCCGGACCTCTTGAACCAATTTGGTTTGATGAAAGCAGATTGAAGCTCGTACAAGGATATCTCAAGAGTGAGGGTAAAGACTACATGCAAGCATTAGAATCTACCGCTGCATTGATCGATGGTTTTGAGTCTCCTTTTGGCATGGAGTTGCTTGCCACAGTGGACTGGCTTCTTACGAAAGAAGGTGTTGCGCCTACGGTCCCTGCATTGCGAGAAGGGATTCGTCAATGGCGCGGAGATCCAGGGGCCGCAGAACGCAAGGCAAAGCTTTTCGATGATCGGGTATTGGGAATTGCCTTGGAGCGCCTGAAGACTTTTTCTCAGGCTGTTTAAGAATATGGCAACTTCAATCCGCAATCCGCACTAATTTCCCCACCCACAACGACACCGGGGGCTCTCCCGCACCCTAATTCCGTGCCCAGAAAAGCCCCCAGTAGCATCCTTCTGAAGTCGCGCCGAGTATCAGGAACCCAAGCCCTTGGCCCGGCGAGGCCCCCGGACTTCATGCGTTTCAGTGGTTGACGTCCGTTCTGGCGGATTTTCGTCCGGGTCTGGTTCCCTGGGGCCGCCCCTGGACCTGATGGTCTCCAGCATGGCCTGCTGCACCATCTCGGGCGGCGCGGCCACCCGTTCAAACTCCTTGCGCACGTCTTCCAGTTCTTTCCCCAGATCCGTCTGGGGCTGCTGTTCGCCCCTGGAGCCGCCCCCGGCGCCAGGGGCGCGGACTCCTTCTTCCTGTCCCCACATATCCCCTTCGCCGGTCAGCAGCCAATCGGAGCACACGCCGATGTTCAGCACGATGTTGGCCACGGTCTCCACGTTCGGCAGCGCGCGGCCTTCCAGGTAGTTCCGCAGGGTCTGGGGCTTCGCCA
Proteins encoded:
- a CDS encoding MBL fold metallo-hydrolase, which produces MLSVNISTREELKNYWLKNYLSSTANYDKAATMKVREELIPIAEGLGFEDWWRYLKAMEDYTLGSNLSEERLQDFMDWALEGAAQVDEWLLAHGLLCLGSQKGENGNVAGALFDYDMLLLRFRGHKDCNIQVVVAKTLTNVFSYVCDLGESLVIWKMLQEIDIDQGVEGYLEEFRIMESDCDDSQIQVVHARMLYNAICEDFRFNYKLIGENHLKELRELALKNEKDDIYAELATALFVACDGTYDEFKIITQNVYLQELRDLADDRNEERIWEELAKALTNAIYFTKQDALPEAEKCLAEVRKIYKHVGSETILQSLCYSLVNMAIIYEAAEDLFLAYDYFMEALAILDEKLTGEKDFYEQVFINTKRLFNKLRSQVDSDNGQKRKRLKSFKSRTKRTTNSLPLRTGIIRHLDDCINDTNKTKKTKKTFLDSMEKRKERVKRFLDPNGRFKKDASVLMVLRQWNSYTPIIVDGEESDRGGGYFIRHKNLGLVIDPGYNFIELFHKAGAKIADITHIAISHAHDDHTAQLEQLMTMLYQYNKQNNMDHEKDSTKKITLLLNHSSLKKFSGFSWYRGCPYIKKLIALNAFDSENAQTIELEKGSGFSLTVLPAYHDDLFTTDYAIGIGICLDYGDITRRLVFTADTGLYPTEFDSKGHSIKHSNEYGEESRVNDAEDEGVNRRYPLEFQSKKVDLLIPHLGSVKEYEFSLPKMEREESKSEKLSSDRYSMPLFYSNHLGLRGTAVVIKEIQPKAVILSEFGAELKGLRMEIVDLLSEALSRAIDNDQLPFIIPGDPGLVYDIRKCSFLCHEDGQFYDPVELELREGDEERILLIMKGSRCASAKRLDNTLSWLVNGDKPSVSFEPLDIPYFDCEL
- a CDS encoding BRO-N domain-containing protein, giving the protein MSNLMPFDFDGNAVRVVLHRAAPWFVAKDVCDVLEHSNNRAALNGLDDDEKGVRIVYTPGGRQEMLCISESGLYALIFASRKPEAKRFRKWVTSEVLPAIRTTGRYDAPGLRLPDDQQRPSLRLKPSLRSQAMRAAVQTAKLSGGAEEDVKRLFEEFCGLFAARPGRPELGSGYPLPGSFGLVEEFAAEELTVMDIDPDRPTPREAKTQAKDLYAMFCAWCQDRGVPKHDVPTHKAFGMALKHLPGVERATPKNKVFYNLVPKS
- the darT gene encoding type II toxin-antitoxin system toxin DNA ADP-ribosyl transferase DarT, which encodes MALPVGARGATPLWLRGIVLNKILWLPMSTSFNAKKALIWRIVHRDNLPWLLQNGLHCSNSKVLAPEYTTIGNPELIEKRRHRVVPIGPKGTLADYVPFYFTPFSVMMYNIHTGRGVERRHNKEIIILVSSLYRINELGIAFVYTSAHAYLSWTEYFDDLDDLDVIDWGLLQRRDFRRDDNDPQKLERYQAEALIHRHMPVDGLLGIICYTDEVKESINVTIGNLGLELPVYVRTRWYF
- the darG gene encoding type II toxin-antitoxin system antitoxin DNA ADP-ribosyl glycohydrolase DarG — encoded protein: MITYTTGNLLEAKAEALVNTVNTVGVMGKGIALMFKERFAENFRLYAAACKAKEVKTGKMFVTQVNELTGSRWIINFPTKEHWRSPSKMAWIVEGLQDLRRFLIDKQVQSVAIPPLGTGNGGLEWSLVKEQIEAILGDLNVDILVYEPTKQYQNVAKRKGVEKLTPARALIAELVRRYWVLGIECSLLEIQKLAWFLERAIERYNPDNNPLELQFTPHWYGPYANRLAHLLNNLDGSYLHCKMRISDAGPLEPIWFDESRLKLVQGYLKSEGKDYMQALESTAALIDGFESPFGMELLATVDWLLTKEGVAPTVPALREGIRQWRGDPGAAERKAKLFDDRVLGIALERLKTFSQAV
- a CDS encoding helix-turn-helix domain-containing protein, with protein sequence MSIFSEEAFARRLRALKEDQSLSLKDMAAKAGLAKPQTLRNYLEGRALPNVETVANIVLNIGVCSDWLLTGEGDMWGQEEGVRAPGAGGGSRGEQQPQTDLGKELEDVRKEFERVAAPPEMVQQAMLETIRSRGGPREPDPDENPPERTSTTETHEVRGPRRAKGLGS